The Vicia villosa cultivar HV-30 ecotype Madison, WI linkage group LG1, Vvil1.0, whole genome shotgun sequence genome includes a region encoding these proteins:
- the LOC131654734 gene encoding uncharacterized protein LOC131654734, which translates to MAQVLAKGNTVSVAALKKADSDSKATEEKLGKVEAALEASREKVKKKVEELVKKDEELDTEKKKLVDLKADWKPTTKESKDISRLKTRAEMVDKIESLKLDCLEMAEADFKRAVEQLKHLNPDLKMDNIELSSKTVDG; encoded by the coding sequence ATGGCCCAAGTGCTCGCAAAGGGAAATACTGTGTCCGTTGCTGCCTTGAAAAAGGCCGATTCGGACAGCAAGGCTACCGAGGAGAAGCTAGGAAAGGTGGAGGCCGCTCTTGAGGCTTCTAGggaaaaagtgaagaagaaagttgAGGAGCTGGTAAAGAAAGATGAGGAGCTGGACACGGAGAAAAAGAAATTGGTGGATCTGAAGGCGGATTGGAAGCCGACCACTAAGGAATCCAAGGACATTTCTAGGTTGAAGACAAGAGCTGAGATGGTCGACAAGATTGAGTCCCTCAAGCTTGATTGCCTTGAGATGGCGGAGGCGGATTTCAAGCGGGCGGTCGAACAACTGAAACATCTGAACCCAGATCTGAAGATGGACAACATCGAATTGTCGTCCAAAACTGTGGATGGTTAG
- the LOC131654743 gene encoding uncharacterized protein LOC131654743, giving the protein MFANHEITGFDYIDLYIKFQRVEQENAAIIPNENVEEDGDEETEAQVDDLFTTLFETDAINEEEQQIPVENVYCPPPHLTTLQLTEDQPSFAWPRGPRLPMEGEIAVGNQFKTKAECVRAISKYHMKQCIDFKVNFSDKKRYEICCRNATCKFRLLASFRKRSDLWEIGIMNPLHSCSTTMFNQDHRQLSSQIMCQHLMPLVDKDPSTKVSVCISEIVSEFKFTPSYKKTWIARNKAIEQVYGNWENSYNELPHYLLVLKKFVPGTVVEMQTLPVYTDDGTVVNGKQIFHRLFWAFQPSIRGFAYCKPILQVDGTWLYGKYKGTLLMAVAQDGNSNIFPVAFALVEGETADGWGFFLKNLRMHVAPQPGLCLISDRHASIESAYNNPENGWHESPSVHVYCIRHIAQNFMREIKDRNLRKKVINMGYALNQPTFHYYRNEIGMANGDALRWLDNIPLEKWTRAFDGGRRWGHMTTNLVESMNSVFKGTRNLPITALVRATYYRMGTLFAERGAKWSAVLSSGQTFTESCMKVMKEETAKSSTHHVRIFDYNHNTFSVKETMDHGEGKPMGDYKVNLRDLWCDCGKYQAYRVPCSHVIAACSVVRQDAYALLSDVYRVSNLFGVYSTSFQILPLDEYWPSFEGDQICHNPLMRRNKKGRPVSSRIRTEMDNYDKLERKCALCRLPGHNRTNCPNVGTSNA; this is encoded by the exons ATGTTTGCGAATCATGAAATTACTGGCTTTGATTACATTGATCTCTACATAAAATTTCAAAGAGTTGAACAAGAAAATGCAGCAATAATTCCTAATGAAAATGTTGAAGAAGACGGTGATGAAGAAACTGAAGCACAAGTTGATGATTTATTTACCACTCTGTTCGAAACAGATGCAATCAATGAAGAGGAGCAACAAATTCCAGTTGAAAATGTGTATTGTCCACCGCCCCACCTTACAACGTTGCAACTTACTGAAGACCAACCTTCGTTTGCATGGCCACGGGGTCCCCGTCTTCCGATGGAGGGTGAGATAGCTGTGGGTAACCAGTTTAAAACAAAAGCCGAATGTGTTCGTGCCATCTCAAAATATCATATGAAACAATGTATTGATTTCAAGGTGAATTTTTCTGACAAAAAAAGATATGAAATATGTTGTAGAAACGCTACATGCAAGTTTCGACTTTTGGCGTCCTTTCGAAAGAGGAGCGACCTATGGGAGATAGGCATTATGAACCCACTACATAGTTGTTCAACAACTATGTTCAATCAAGATCATAGGCAACTTAGCTCTCAGATAATGTGTCAACATTTAATGCCCCTTGTTGATAAGGACCCTTCAACTAAGGTGAGCGTCTGTATTAGTGAGATTGTGTCTGAATTCAAATTTACTCCGTCGTACAAGAAAACATGGATTGCAAGGAATAAGGCTATCGAACAGGTATACGGTAACTGGGAGAACTCATACAATGAGCTGCCACACTACTTGTTAGTTCTCAAGAAATTTGTTCCTGGTACAGTGGTAGAAATGCAAACACTTCCCGTATATACAGATGACGGAACTGTTGTCAATGGAAAACAAATTTTTCATCGACTTTTCTGGGCATTCCAACCAAGCATTAGAGGGTTTGCATATTGCAAACCTATACTTCAGGTTGATGGTACCTGGTTATATGGTAAGTACAAAGGTACTCTACTAATGGCGGTAGCTCAAGATGGAAATAGTAATATCTTTCCAGTTGCTTTTGCCCTTGTGGAGGGGGAGACCGCAGATGGTTGGGGTTTCTTTCTAAAGAACTTGAGAATGCATGTAGCCCCTCAGCCTGGCTTGTGTTTGATTTCAGACAGGCATGCATCAATTGAAAGTGCTTACAATAATCCAGAGAATGGTTGGCATGAGTCTCCATCTGTACATGTCTATTGTATCAGACATATCGCACAAAATTTCATGAGGGAGATCAAAGACCGTAACCTCCGAAAAAAAGTTATCAATATGG GGTACGCTTTGAACCAACCAACATTCCACTATTACAGAAATGAAATTGGTATGGCTAATGGTGATGCTTTGAGATGGCTAGACAATATTCCATTGGAAAAGTGGACGAGGGCATTTGATGGAGGTCGGCGTTGGGGTCACATGACAACAAACCTGGTCGAATCGATGAACTCGGTATTCAAAGGGACACGTAATCTACCTATTACGGCATTGGTGCGTgcaacatactataggatggGAACACTTTTTGCTGAAAGGGGTGCTAAGTGGAGTGCAGTATTGAGTTCTGGACAAACATTTACAGAAAGTTGCATGaaggtgatgaaagaagaaacggCAAAATCCAGCACGCATCATGTAAGAATATTTGACTATAACCATAACACTTTCAGTGTGAAGGAGACAATGGACCATGGTGAAGGAAAGCCTATGGGAGATTACAAGGTAAACCTAAGAGATCTTTGGTGTGACTGTGGAAAGTATCAAGCTTACCGTGTTCCTTGTTCACACGTTATTGCTGCATGTTCTGTGGTGCGCCAAGACGCCTATGCTCTACTGTCCGACGTTTACAGAGTCTCAAACTTATTCGGTGTTTACAGCACAAGTTTTCAAATACTACCATTAGATGAGTATTGGCCCTCCTTTGAAGGAGATCAAATTTGTCACAACCCATTGATGCGGAGGAACAAGAAAGGTCGTCCGGTGAGCTCACGTATTAGAACAGAAATGGACAACTATGATAAGTTAGAGAGAAAATGTGCGTTGTGTCGTCTTCCTGGTCACAACCGAACGAATTGTCCAAATGTTGGAACCAGTAATGCATag